A region of Moorena producens PAL-8-15-08-1 DNA encodes the following proteins:
- a CDS encoding recombinase family protein, with amino-acid sequence MAAEELERDSLIERLNQGRQAKATMGGYAGYGSPAFGQRALNGELVDDPQEQHVIELIRRHHKSGKSLQQIANWLNHHGYTTKRGQQWKRISVKRVLDRLYGRTPRVSSLPQNPSQGNLNQ; translated from the coding sequence ATGGCTGCTGAGGAATTAGAAAGGGATAGCCTGATCGAAAGGCTAAACCAAGGTAGACAAGCGAAGGCAACTATGGGTGGCTATGCAGGTTATGGTTCACCGGCCTTCGGTCAACGCGCCCTAAATGGTGAGTTAGTGGATGATCCCCAAGAACAGCATGTAATTGAGTTAATTCGCCGTCACCATAAATCGGGCAAGTCATTACAACAAATCGCTAACTGGCTCAATCACCATGGCTATACAACCAAGCGTGGTCAGCAGTGGAAACGGATCTCGGTTAAGCGGGTTTTAGACCGGCTATACGGTAGAACCCCTAGGGTGTCTAGTTTGCCTCAAAACCCCAGTCAAGGGAACTTAAATCAGTAA
- a CDS encoding phosphate-starvation-inducible PsiE family protein: MRRLRQLFQKLRDAAKDENFLYGLNLFEGFVSKVLSLVMVVVILVALRSLVISLFKEITNPEAIVLSKTLFKIFGLFLNILIALEILENITAYLRKHVIQLELVVVTSLIAVARKIIILDLKTTSGSQVIGLAIAIISLSISYWIIRSTSTRKLH; the protein is encoded by the coding sequence ATGAGGCGGTTAAGACAACTCTTCCAAAAACTTAGAGATGCAGCCAAAGATGAGAATTTCTTATACGGGCTAAATCTGTTCGAGGGGTTTGTTTCCAAAGTTCTCTCTTTGGTGATGGTGGTGGTAATTTTGGTTGCACTTAGGAGCCTAGTTATCTCACTATTTAAAGAAATAACTAATCCAGAAGCAATAGTTTTGAGCAAAACACTTTTCAAAATATTTGGACTGTTTCTAAATATTCTTATTGCACTAGAAATTTTAGAGAATATAACCGCTTATTTGCGAAAACATGTTATTCAACTTGAGTTAGTTGTTGTTACGTCTTTAATTGCCGTTGCCCGTAAAATTATTATTCTTGACCTTAAAACTACTTCTGGAAGCCAGGTAATTGGATTAGCAATTGCAATTATATCTCTATCAATTAGTTACTGGATTATCCGCAGTACTAGCACAAGAAAACTTCATTAA
- a CDS encoding CBS domain-containing protein: MQLNDRLICAPTLEEAIDHQPLIVAPDTLLIDVIALMSQEGGKSCSLPNLYSPSDQLSIREPRSSCVLVMHSDKLLGIFTERDIVRLTANGINFQEVTVAEVMAQPVITFPQTSCQDIFAALFIFRRYRIRHLPIVDDHGQLVGVVSPERIRQVLRPANLLKLRRVSEVMTPQVVNALPTVSVLSLARLMNKHRVSCVVITSDHGEDICMPVGIVTERDIVQFQSLKLNLSKVQAQDVMSTPLFLLSPEDSLWTAHQEMQKRRVRRLVVSWNWGKGIGIVTQTTLLRVFDPMEMYGIVETLQQTVEQLDPAKESVNKWHKAITPGEEFGEVPENAIALSGDSVNHKSEPPNTDQNRDQNRELTVILSQPIEGQGLNTSQQCEAFNYPNSNLGTSQDYQLCILLNTIQAILENLLKQSNLSSELRQSQLNSALDNLDQMRELIQKPLNLSCRDQVVVDQVGTSSS, from the coding sequence ATGCAACTCAACGATCGACTTATCTGCGCCCCAACCCTAGAAGAGGCAATAGATCATCAGCCTTTGATCGTTGCTCCTGACACCCTCCTAATCGACGTAATTGCTTTGATGAGTCAGGAGGGAGGCAAAAGTTGTTCATTGCCCAATTTATACTCACCATCAGACCAGCTCAGCATTCGTGAGCCACGGTCTAGCTGCGTTTTGGTAATGCACTCAGACAAGTTGCTGGGAATCTTTACTGAGCGCGATATTGTCCGGCTCACGGCTAATGGCATTAACTTTCAAGAGGTAACAGTAGCTGAGGTGATGGCACAGCCGGTGATCACGTTTCCTCAAACTTCGTGTCAGGATATCTTTGCCGCCTTATTCATATTTCGTCGGTATCGGATTCGCCACTTACCAATTGTGGATGATCACGGTCAGCTAGTGGGTGTTGTTTCACCAGAGCGAATTCGCCAGGTATTGCGACCAGCCAATCTGCTCAAGTTACGGCGGGTATCAGAAGTAATGACCCCCCAGGTGGTTAATGCCCTTCCAACTGTCTCAGTATTGAGTTTAGCCCGACTCATGAATAAGCACCGAGTTAGTTGTGTGGTCATTACCTCCGACCATGGAGAGGATATCTGTATGCCAGTGGGGATTGTCACAGAGCGGGATATTGTCCAATTTCAGTCTCTCAAGCTGAATTTGTCTAAAGTCCAGGCTCAGGATGTAATGAGTACACCTCTATTTCTCCTGAGTCCTGAGGATTCTCTATGGACAGCTCATCAGGAAATGCAAAAGCGTCGTGTGCGGCGATTGGTGGTGTCTTGGAATTGGGGTAAAGGAATCGGTATTGTGACCCAAACAACCCTGCTGCGAGTGTTTGACCCAATGGAAATGTATGGGATTGTGGAGACATTGCAGCAAACCGTTGAGCAATTAGACCCAGCCAAAGAATCCGTTAACAAATGGCACAAAGCGATTACCCCTGGTGAGGAGTTTGGGGAGGTGCCAGAAAATGCGATCGCTTTATCAGGAGATAGTGTTAATCATAAATCAGAGCCACCCAATACAGACCAAAACAGAGACCAAAACAGAGAACTAACCGTGATTTTGTCACAACCGATAGAGGGTCAAGGATTAAATACTTCCCAACAGTGTGAGGCTTTCAATTACCCCAATAGTAACTTGGGTACCAGTCAAGATTATCAACTGTGTATCCTGCTCAACACTATTCAAGCTATTCTAGAGAACCTACTTAAGCAATCTAACCTATCCTCAGAATTACGTCAAAGCCAGCTTAATTCAGCCTTAGATAATCTTGATCAAATGCGAGAGCTAATACAGAAACCCCTTAACCTGTCTTGTCGAGATCAGGTGGTGGTAGATCAGGTAGGTACTTCTAGCAGTTAA
- a CDS encoding HetP family heterocyst commitment protein, giving the protein MAKKLLSMTSRSSTSRTSQATSTSTSSEKVMTNDQLNQVVEAIIAGKYSWACVLVLRFSGYNPLHYIPYRTYNRLIKENSQAGKHPVGKTPVSRSQVVSKV; this is encoded by the coding sequence ATGGCCAAAAAATTACTCTCAATGACTAGTAGATCATCAACTAGTAGAACATCTCAAGCAACGTCAACCTCTACGAGCTCTGAAAAAGTCATGACTAATGACCAGCTTAACCAAGTCGTAGAAGCTATCATCGCAGGCAAGTATTCTTGGGCTTGTGTGTTAGTTCTGCGTTTTTCTGGCTACAACCCCCTCCATTACATCCCTTACCGAACCTACAATCGGTTAATCAAAGAAAATAGTCAAGCTGGTAAGCATCCAGTTGGCAAAACCCCTGTATCACGATCACAGGTTGTTAGTAAGGTCTAG
- a CDS encoding peptide cleavage/export ABC transporter: MKNIIRDSAEHGLPSSSINPDPASNLSVVLQSLTLDSVDPKLNYEFSQSFDLDNFQLGDKILAYNTPELSKDSVEIEQDHQYLYLVCQGRVRLLGFDAEKQREVSIQVLEEGETFGAYDLLGSLSYPYRAIAASSGQVARISLNQLLPWLERLPKWSEILGQQAQHRQCLIFFKTLTKLRTLNGVSLNQLLPYIVETRIEAGESLVSSSQAGHCWLRSGQMATPEGTQANSSAPFPSIGDSWGYPMPVPTDWIAQTDVLLYQLPQEHWQAACAIAPVLPNSTDSPDQENRQSAKNGDGKSPSAQGLVNKTHTPSPHPNQTRARPTRRVLEPPKQQTPLEPSQSESFDFPKPAKQGWKFLRFWQRYPFIEQQASSDCGAACLAMIGQYWGKRFALNSLRELAGVGRSGSSLKGLSKAAESLGFQASPVRASLGRLADRSNPWIAHWEGDHYIVVYQVKGNKVLVADPAVGKRSLARKDFLQGWTGYAMLLDPTPQLAITPSDKRSLGPFWGLLWPHRSVLLQIILATLILQVFGLITPLFTQIILDRVIINRSLVTLNVFSIGLIIFGIWTIGVSITRRYLLDYFSNRLSLTFVSGFINHTLTLPLKFFESRQVGDILTRIQETGKIQGFITQQAIATWLDVIMVFVYIGLMLYYNWRLTVLVLATILPIAILTVIASPFLRQVSREIFKEAAQQNSMLVEMMSGVATVKTAASEQEVRWRWEDRLTNQLNVQFKGRNLANGLGSISSLINTLSSTALLWFGASLVISEQLTIGQYVAFNMLIGRVTGPILALVNLWDEFQEILVSVERLNDVLSAKPEENPQEPMLVLPEIKGDVILEDVTFRYSEDEDRNILQNISLQIKAGETIALVGRSGSGKSTLVKLLQGLYHPTNGRILVDGHDIRHISPQSLRSQMGVVPQECFLFSGTIVENITLYRPDFSLDQAVEVAKLAEAHAFIQGMTLGYNTKVGERGSTLSGGQRQRIAIARALLGDPKILILDEATSSLDTESERRFQQNLARISRDRTTFIIAHRLSTVRNADCILVLDRGILVEKGNHEELMDRQGLYYHLAQQQLDL, encoded by the coding sequence ATGAAGAATATAATCAGGGATTCGGCAGAGCATGGGTTACCATCGTCTTCTATCAACCCAGACCCTGCTAGCAATTTATCAGTGGTGCTTCAAAGCTTGACCCTAGACTCAGTCGATCCAAAGCTCAACTACGAATTTAGTCAATCGTTTGACCTTGATAACTTCCAGCTAGGGGATAAAATCCTCGCCTATAATACACCAGAGCTATCCAAAGATTCTGTTGAGATTGAACAAGATCACCAATATCTTTACCTAGTTTGTCAGGGGCGGGTACGACTACTAGGCTTTGATGCTGAAAAACAGCGGGAGGTTTCGATACAGGTACTCGAAGAAGGGGAAACCTTTGGTGCCTATGATCTCTTAGGTAGTCTATCCTATCCTTACAGAGCGATCGCAGCGAGTTCAGGACAAGTTGCTCGTATTTCCCTAAATCAACTCTTGCCTTGGTTAGAACGGTTGCCGAAGTGGTCGGAAATCCTGGGGCAACAAGCCCAGCACCGGCAATGCCTAATTTTCTTCAAGACTTTGACCAAATTGCGTACGCTTAACGGTGTTAGCCTAAATCAACTGTTGCCCTACATCGTAGAAACACGCATTGAGGCTGGGGAGTCTCTGGTGTCCTCTTCCCAAGCTGGGCATTGCTGGCTACGTAGTGGTCAAATGGCAACGCCAGAAGGAACACAGGCAAATTCCTCTGCTCCATTTCCTAGCATCGGAGACAGTTGGGGATATCCGATGCCAGTACCAACAGATTGGATTGCCCAAACTGATGTATTGCTTTACCAGCTGCCTCAAGAGCATTGGCAAGCGGCTTGCGCGATCGCACCAGTTTTGCCTAACTCCACCGACTCACCAGATCAGGAGAACAGGCAAAGTGCTAAAAATGGTGACGGTAAATCTCCATCGGCTCAAGGCTTAGTTAACAAGACCCATACTCCGTCACCACATCCAAACCAAACTAGAGCACGACCGACTCGGCGAGTTTTAGAACCTCCTAAGCAACAAACGCCCCTTGAACCCAGTCAGTCAGAAAGCTTTGATTTTCCTAAACCAGCAAAGCAGGGTTGGAAATTCCTAAGATTTTGGCAGCGCTATCCTTTTATTGAGCAGCAAGCTTCCTCGGATTGTGGTGCTGCCTGCTTAGCCATGATTGGGCAGTATTGGGGTAAACGGTTTGCTCTCAACTCCCTGCGGGAACTGGCGGGAGTGGGCCGTTCTGGTTCATCCCTCAAAGGTTTATCTAAAGCAGCAGAAAGTTTAGGCTTTCAAGCTAGTCCAGTCAGGGCTTCTTTAGGTCGCTTAGCCGATCGGAGTAATCCTTGGATTGCTCACTGGGAAGGGGATCACTATATTGTTGTCTACCAGGTAAAGGGTAATAAGGTACTTGTTGCAGATCCAGCAGTGGGGAAGCGATCGCTTGCTCGCAAAGACTTTCTCCAAGGTTGGACTGGGTATGCCATGCTATTGGATCCAACTCCCCAACTAGCAATTACTCCCAGCGACAAACGTTCTTTAGGGCCGTTTTGGGGGTTGCTATGGCCCCATCGCTCAGTCCTGCTGCAAATTATCTTGGCTACCCTCATCCTTCAGGTTTTTGGTCTGATTACTCCCTTATTTACCCAGATCATTCTTGACCGGGTGATTATCAACAGAAGCCTTGTCACTCTCAATGTCTTCTCCATTGGTCTAATCATCTTTGGCATTTGGACGATTGGGGTTAGTATAACCAGACGCTACTTGCTCGACTACTTTTCCAATCGGCTTAGTCTCACCTTCGTCAGTGGGTTCATAAACCATACCCTGACTTTACCTCTGAAGTTTTTTGAATCCCGCCAGGTGGGGGATATCCTGACCCGAATTCAGGAAACTGGAAAAATTCAGGGTTTTATAACTCAGCAAGCGATTGCTACTTGGCTAGATGTGATCATGGTGTTTGTCTATATTGGACTGATGCTCTACTACAATTGGCGTCTAACTGTCCTGGTGCTGGCAACGATTTTACCCATCGCCATCTTGACTGTGATTGCCAGTCCCTTTCTACGCCAGGTGTCCAGGGAAATCTTTAAAGAAGCAGCCCAACAAAATTCTATGTTAGTGGAAATGATGTCAGGGGTTGCTACTGTGAAAACGGCGGCTTCGGAACAAGAAGTGCGCTGGCGCTGGGAAGATCGCCTCACCAATCAGTTGAATGTACAATTTAAAGGTAGGAACCTGGCTAACGGGTTGGGGTCAATTAGTTCTCTAATTAATACTCTCAGCAGCACCGCTTTGCTTTGGTTTGGCGCTAGCTTAGTAATTAGTGAGCAGCTTACTATCGGTCAGTATGTCGCGTTTAATATGCTCATTGGCCGAGTTACTGGTCCGATTTTGGCTCTAGTGAATCTTTGGGATGAGTTTCAAGAAATCTTGGTGTCTGTAGAACGGCTTAATGATGTCTTATCTGCTAAACCAGAGGAGAATCCTCAAGAACCGATGCTGGTTCTACCTGAGATTAAGGGTGATGTAATATTGGAAGATGTTACCTTCCGATACTCGGAGGATGAGGATCGCAATATCCTACAGAATATTTCCCTACAGATTAAGGCTGGAGAAACCATTGCTCTAGTGGGGCGCAGTGGCTCGGGCAAGAGTACCTTGGTGAAACTACTGCAAGGTCTCTATCATCCGACTAATGGTCGTATTTTGGTGGATGGACACGATATCCGCCATATTTCCCCCCAATCTTTGCGTTCTCAAATGGGTGTGGTACCCCAAGAATGTTTCTTGTTCTCGGGGACAATTGTCGAAAATATCACTCTCTACCGACCGGATTTCAGCCTGGATCAAGCGGTAGAGGTAGCCAAACTAGCAGAAGCTCATGCCTTTATTCAAGGTATGACTTTGGGATATAATACAAAAGTCGGAGAGCGAGGTTCTACCCTTTCTGGTGGACAGCGACAAAGGATTGCCATAGCCCGAGCCCTATTGGGCGACCCCAAGATTCTGATTCTGGATGAAGCGACTAGCTCCCTCGATACAGAATCCGAGCGCCGCTTTCAACAAAACTTAGCTCGCATTAGTCGCGATCGCACTACCTTCATCATCGCCCACCGCCTCTCTACAGTGCGCAATGCTGACTGCATCCTTGTCCTAGACCGAGGTATTCTGGTGGAGAAAGGCAACCATGAGGAACTCATGGATCGTCAAGGTCTTTACTATCATCTAGCGCAGCAGCAGCTAGATCTTTAA
- the trxA gene encoding thioredoxin: protein MSTVAYIKDSEFDALLTSEVPVVVDFTAPWCGPCRKIGPLMDKLSEEYKDRVKVVKIDIDADKATAKKYSIRSIPAVLIFKGGEVVETIVGVADYEKFTAALEQQL from the coding sequence ATGAGTACAGTTGCTTACATCAAAGACAGTGAATTTGATGCACTTTTAACCTCTGAAGTTCCAGTTGTCGTTGATTTTACAGCCCCTTGGTGTGGTCCATGTCGTAAAATTGGTCCTTTAATGGATAAACTTTCTGAAGAGTACAAAGATCGCGTTAAGGTAGTAAAAATCGATATTGATGCCGACAAAGCTACTGCAAAAAAATACAGTATCCGCAGTATTCCTGCGGTGCTGATTTTTAAGGGCGGTGAAGTGGTAGAAACTATTGTAGGAGTTGCTGACTATGAAAAATTTACTGCCGCACTTGAACAGCAACTTTAG
- a CDS encoding protein kinase domain-containing protein → MSRLAFSPGAGPEQLINGRYQVIDILNRVSWGQTCIALDTYRPGNPECIVRQFRPVTDDPDSWQAAKDIFHRETKILEIICQHDQVAKILDCLEIDHSFYIVQDFIPGRPLSEELNQPWSESRVINLLQEVLEILAFVHGQGVIHGDIKPDNLIRRSDDSKLVLTDFSGIKQVRTPLVGVQFSAIAALGAFGYIPTEQILGKPRPCSDLYAVGMIAIEALTGLKPIHLEEDPLTGEALWQDYATVTKDFAGIIQQMVRYYFKDRYQSADQVLEALHSLTSSKPSINLPMSSAPPTSPNPYKQKTDDNLGEPIEPETLETEETEETEETEETEETEETEDIYYPSVPTIPTRRSSGLNLTAMGVSASVALLVVAGGFLFSSGGNQAETKLAQAEEKYQQGDLDAALKLVKSIPEDSENYQDAQNAIAQWKRDWQDAKALFPQIKTAFEQQKWVEVVEQASQIPNIVFWQRQIQPMVSQAQASLEKEAYQLLEQAYKQAIEKDFTGALNTFKQIPKGTKAYATIQQKIPEYTQKRNIKANFLLQQAYNRAAQQDFTSALVYLKKIPKDTDAYPKAQSKIVDYTAKQEIRAKYLSKMAYNQAVLKNYTKALDYLKQIPKGTSTYARAQATIQQYSR, encoded by the coding sequence ATGTCTAGATTAGCGTTTAGCCCAGGAGCAGGACCAGAACAGTTAATCAATGGACGTTATCAAGTTATTGACATCCTTAACCGTGTGAGCTGGGGTCAAACTTGTATTGCGTTAGACACTTACCGACCCGGAAATCCCGAATGTATTGTTAGACAATTCCGTCCTGTTACTGATGACCCTGACTCCTGGCAAGCTGCAAAAGATATATTTCATCGTGAAACTAAAATTTTGGAGATTATCTGTCAGCATGACCAAGTTGCCAAAATTTTAGATTGCCTAGAAATTGACCATAGCTTCTACATAGTTCAAGATTTCATCCCTGGACGACCCCTGAGTGAGGAACTCAATCAACCCTGGAGTGAAAGCAGAGTAATCAATCTGCTACAAGAGGTTTTAGAGATTTTGGCATTTGTCCATGGTCAAGGGGTGATTCATGGTGATATCAAGCCAGACAATCTGATCAGACGATCAGACGATAGCAAATTAGTTTTAACTGACTTTAGCGGTATTAAGCAGGTACGGACACCATTAGTTGGTGTTCAATTTAGTGCCATAGCGGCTTTGGGGGCATTCGGGTATATACCAACAGAGCAAATTCTCGGTAAACCTCGTCCCTGTAGTGACCTATATGCTGTAGGGATGATTGCCATTGAGGCACTCACAGGACTCAAACCCATACACCTAGAAGAAGACCCATTAACCGGAGAAGCCCTTTGGCAGGACTACGCCACAGTCACTAAAGATTTCGCTGGCATTATTCAGCAGATGGTGCGCTATTACTTCAAAGACCGTTACCAGTCTGCTGATCAGGTTTTGGAGGCACTCCATTCCTTAACTAGTTCTAAACCATCTATAAACTTACCAATGTCTTCAGCACCACCAACATCCCCAAACCCCTACAAACAAAAAACTGACGATAATCTGGGTGAGCCAATTGAACCAGAGACTCTTGAAACAGAGGAAACAGAGGAAACAGAGGAAACAGAGGAAACAGAGGAAACAGAGGAAACAGAAGACATTTATTATCCCTCTGTGCCTACTATTCCTACCAGAAGGTCTAGTGGACTTAATCTCACCGCCATGGGAGTTTCCGCATCTGTAGCCTTGTTAGTAGTAGCTGGAGGCTTCTTGTTCTCATCGGGTGGCAACCAGGCAGAAACTAAGCTAGCACAGGCTGAGGAAAAGTACCAGCAAGGGGATTTAGACGCAGCGCTGAAGCTGGTAAAATCGATACCGGAAGATAGTGAAAACTATCAAGATGCTCAAAATGCGATCGCTCAGTGGAAAAGAGATTGGCAAGATGCCAAAGCCCTATTCCCCCAGATCAAAACCGCCTTTGAGCAACAGAAATGGGTAGAGGTAGTTGAGCAGGCTAGTCAGATTCCTAATATTGTCTTCTGGCAACGGCAAATACAACCTATGGTCAGCCAAGCTCAAGCCAGTCTTGAGAAGGAAGCTTACCAGTTACTAGAGCAAGCTTATAAGCAGGCTATCGAGAAAGACTTTACTGGTGCACTCAACACATTTAAACAAATCCCAAAGGGAACAAAAGCCTACGCTACAATTCAACAAAAAATTCCGGAGTACACTCAAAAGCGAAACATAAAAGCAAACTTCCTTCTTCAGCAGGCATACAATCGAGCTGCTCAGCAAGACTTTACCAGTGCATTGGTATATTTGAAAAAAATTCCTAAAGATACCGATGCCTATCCTAAGGCTCAGTCAAAAATTGTTGACTATACCGCTAAGCAAGAAATTCGGGCTAAGTATCTCTCAAAGATGGCTTATAACCAAGCTGTTTTAAAGAACTACACTAAGGCTTTGGATTATTTGAAACAAATTCCTAAAGGTACTTCCACCTATGCCAGAGCTCAAGCCACAATTCAGCAGTATTCTCGATAG
- a CDS encoding HlyD family efflux transporter periplasmic adaptor subunit, whose protein sequence is MTQAKPINSPPEAATSRQGNVVLMPSGRLRPDYDQEAASPSTEVGSNTAHAPSTSKWSTSIQTTLDQPPANLPRLLMLGGLSFCTIFVAWATFGQIDEVGKAHGSLVPKGDVYKVDPIEPGKIASINVKEGQAVKAGEVLVELDTELATQEVERLQKVLNADRIKLVQMQGLLERTRLEAETREQITQAEVQAQQASIARAQASASAIRQQIIQHQLAKAANRERLQRMKLVQATAQELLQQRRANVVALKERLDNLKPLLAEGAISKEQVFQAEQSFRASQSAVTESKLQEGLSTREQIFQAQQSIRDREAATSQSQGELQQTLAEIKRLEAELEHRQATGRTTRLEAQQKIQQLEVELTQIKARISENETLVNTAKTRLKQKFLKAPVDGIISSLNISNTGQVVQPGHSIAEIAPQGAPLVLSASLPTREAGFINEGMPVQVKFDAYPYQDYGIIKGTVISISSDAKADQLMGSVYKVKVSLDRDYVIEDDEIIRFKAGQTANADIIIRRRRIIDFLLDPMRQLQKSGIDL, encoded by the coding sequence ATGACACAAGCAAAACCAATAAACTCCCCACCTGAGGCGGCTACGAGTCGTCAGGGTAACGTCGTTTTAATGCCATCAGGTCGCCTGAGACCTGATTATGACCAAGAGGCAGCCTCACCCAGCACAGAGGTAGGAAGCAATACTGCCCATGCTCCTAGTACGTCCAAATGGTCAACCTCCATACAAACTACCCTCGACCAGCCTCCGGCGAATCTTCCCCGGCTTTTGATGTTGGGTGGATTAAGCTTCTGTACGATATTTGTGGCTTGGGCAACGTTTGGACAGATTGATGAAGTCGGTAAAGCTCATGGAAGCTTAGTGCCAAAAGGGGACGTTTATAAAGTTGACCCGATTGAGCCAGGCAAGATTGCTAGTATTAATGTCAAAGAAGGGCAAGCGGTTAAAGCTGGGGAAGTCTTGGTGGAACTGGATACAGAGCTTGCCACTCAAGAAGTAGAGCGTTTACAGAAAGTCCTTAATGCAGACCGGATTAAGTTAGTTCAGATGCAAGGACTGCTTGAAAGAACCCGTCTGGAAGCAGAAACTCGTGAGCAGATTACCCAAGCAGAAGTTCAAGCACAACAAGCTTCGATCGCACGAGCACAAGCTAGTGCATCGGCAATTAGACAACAAATCATTCAACATCAGTTAGCTAAAGCTGCTAATCGCGAACGATTACAACGGATGAAGCTGGTGCAGGCGACAGCCCAAGAACTGCTCCAGCAACGGCGGGCTAATGTAGTGGCTCTTAAAGAACGACTCGATAATCTTAAGCCTCTGTTGGCAGAAGGAGCAATCTCCAAAGAACAGGTATTTCAAGCAGAACAAAGCTTTCGTGCTAGCCAAAGTGCTGTTACCGAAAGCAAACTGCAAGAGGGTTTGAGTACTCGCGAACAAATCTTTCAAGCTCAGCAAAGTATACGCGATCGCGAAGCGGCGACTAGCCAAAGCCAAGGTGAGCTACAACAGACTTTAGCAGAAATCAAGCGACTAGAGGCAGAATTAGAGCATCGGCAAGCAACAGGACGCACCACTCGCCTAGAAGCACAGCAGAAAATTCAACAGTTGGAAGTGGAACTGACCCAAATCAAAGCTAGAATTTCTGAAAATGAAACCCTGGTCAATACTGCTAAAACCAGGCTCAAACAGAAGTTTCTTAAAGCGCCAGTGGATGGGATAATATCTTCCCTCAACATTTCTAATACTGGTCAAGTCGTGCAACCAGGACATAGCATCGCCGAAATCGCTCCTCAAGGTGCCCCCCTAGTGCTATCGGCAAGTTTACCTACTCGGGAGGCAGGGTTTATTAACGAAGGAATGCCGGTGCAAGTGAAATTTGATGCCTATCCCTATCAGGATTACGGCATCATCAAAGGCACGGTGATTTCCATCTCTTCCGATGCTAAAGCCGATCAACTAATGGGTTCAGTCTATAAGGTAAAAGTGTCCCTTGACCGTGACTATGTGATTGAAGATGATGAAATCATTCGGTTTAAGGCTGGTCAGACCGCCAATGCTGACATCATCATCCGCCGCCGTCGGATTATCGATTTCTTATTGGATCCGATGCGACAGCTGCAAAAAAGCGGCATCGATCTATAG
- a CDS encoding CBS domain-containing protein — protein sequence MMKAEEIMTTDVVTISGLATIAEAVELMKDKGLRALIVERRNDNDPYGIVTETDIIYKVAAYGKDPKEMRVYEIMTKPCIVVNPELGVEYVARLFANTRTRRAPVVKGKLLGIISISDILKKSDFVEKPKSNFELYCEENPSALEARIYDD from the coding sequence ATGATGAAAGCTGAAGAGATTATGACCACAGACGTAGTTACCATTAGCGGCTTAGCGACAATTGCTGAAGCTGTGGAGCTAATGAAGGATAAGGGACTGCGTGCTTTGATTGTCGAACGCCGTAATGATAATGACCCTTATGGGATTGTCACTGAGACAGACATAATCTACAAAGTAGCAGCCTACGGTAAAGACCCTAAGGAAATGCGTGTCTATGAGATTATGACCAAACCCTGTATTGTGGTGAATCCTGAGTTGGGTGTGGAATATGTAGCGCGATTGTTTGCCAATACCCGTACCCGTAGAGCTCCAGTCGTAAAGGGCAAATTACTGGGTATTATTTCCATCAGCGATATCCTTAAAAAAAGTGATTTCGTGGAGAAGCCAAAAAGCAATTTTGAGCTTTACTGCGAAGAGAATCCCAGCGCACTAGAGGCAAGGATTTATGATGATTAA
- a CDS encoding nitrate reductase associated protein, translating into MTNFFQFEADFVDSLRCIPMQVRMKLDTCGIKLKLSHWHQFNQHERQQLVEIPCTTTESIQKYGDYVQHLVINYTGKPASNLPVDPQAPWMNSQVIPSTVAEKAMELGVVVTTQQWAELTPIQRFALIKLTRPSHENKNFLPALKEFQLVFVNR; encoded by the coding sequence ATGACTAATTTTTTTCAATTTGAAGCGGATTTTGTGGATTCCTTACGGTGTATTCCTATGCAAGTGCGGATGAAATTAGACACTTGCGGCATCAAACTGAAACTGAGCCACTGGCATCAGTTTAATCAACACGAGCGTCAGCAACTGGTAGAGATACCCTGCACTACGACTGAGTCAATCCAAAAGTATGGAGACTATGTTCAACACCTAGTTATAAACTATACAGGAAAACCGGCTTCTAATTTACCTGTTGACCCCCAAGCTCCCTGGATGAATTCTCAGGTAATTCCATCTACCGTGGCGGAAAAAGCTATGGAATTGGGAGTTGTAGTAACTACTCAACAGTGGGCAGAACTAACTCCTATCCAACGTTTTGCCCTGATTAAACTGACGCGCCCTAGTCATGAAAACAAAAACTTTTTACCAGCACTCAAGGAATTCCAATTAGTTTTTGTTAACCGTTAA